Proteins from a genomic interval of Diaminobutyricimonas aerilata:
- a CDS encoding glycoside hydrolase family 15 protein, whose protein sequence is MRPSRTRGPTGLPARDWQDRHVPHKIEDYALIGDCHTAALVARNGSIDWLCLPRFDSDSAFGALLGDPDHGRWLLAPVDPRARSTREYLEDTFVLRTVWSTSTGEVEVLDFMPHGDRRADVVRRVRGLRGTVRMRQELRIRFGYATALPWVRQVDEGAATTSLVAVAGPDAIVVRGPRLTAQNHAHVSEFDVDEGMTVDIPLTWYPAHREPPPMADIDEQLEATVSWWRGWAGSAQAPERYSDLVRRSLLVLRALTHEDTGGIVAAATTSLPEDEGGTRNWDYRYVWLRDASLTLQALMSHGFESEAEEWRSWLLRAIAGDPGDVQIMYGLSGERRLTEFELPSLPGYRGASPVRLGNGAYTQYQGDVFGEVMVALHNARELGIVENEFSWSLQRELLRHVENVWRRPDNGIWEIRGPERSFTHSRVMLWAAFEYGVRGVRLHGLDGPVARWERVRDEIRDEIEREGYNAELGHYTQYYGGTEVDAALLQMPQVGYLSHGDERMRRTVAAIERELLVDGLPLRYRTESGVDGIPGDEHPFLACAFWLVEHYALDGRLDEAIALMDRLVGFANDVGLLSEEFDTRTGRQMGNTPQALSHLALVRAADAIATAGG, encoded by the coding sequence CTGAGGCCCAGCCGCACGCGCGGTCCCACCGGTCTCCCTGCGCGTGACTGGCAGGATCGTCACGTGCCCCACAAGATCGAGGACTACGCCCTCATCGGCGACTGCCATACCGCGGCGCTCGTCGCGCGCAACGGCAGCATCGACTGGTTGTGCCTCCCCCGCTTCGACTCCGATTCGGCGTTCGGCGCCCTGCTCGGCGACCCGGACCACGGCCGGTGGCTCCTCGCACCCGTCGACCCCCGGGCGCGAAGCACCCGGGAGTACCTCGAGGACACGTTCGTGCTGCGCACGGTGTGGTCGACCTCGACCGGAGAGGTCGAGGTGCTCGACTTCATGCCGCACGGCGACCGCCGGGCCGACGTCGTGCGGCGTGTCCGCGGACTGCGCGGCACGGTACGGATGCGGCAGGAGCTGCGCATCCGCTTCGGCTACGCGACGGCGTTGCCGTGGGTGCGGCAGGTCGACGAAGGTGCGGCGACGACCTCGCTCGTCGCGGTCGCCGGGCCCGACGCCATCGTCGTGCGGGGCCCGCGGCTCACCGCCCAGAACCACGCCCACGTCTCCGAGTTCGACGTGGACGAGGGCATGACGGTGGACATCCCCCTCACCTGGTACCCGGCGCACCGCGAGCCGCCGCCCATGGCCGACATCGACGAGCAGCTCGAGGCGACGGTGAGCTGGTGGCGCGGGTGGGCCGGGAGTGCGCAGGCTCCCGAGCGGTACTCCGACCTCGTGCGTCGTTCGCTGCTCGTGCTCCGTGCGCTCACCCACGAGGACACCGGCGGCATCGTCGCCGCCGCGACCACGAGCCTGCCCGAGGACGAAGGCGGCACGCGCAACTGGGACTACCGCTACGTGTGGCTGCGGGACGCGTCCTTGACCCTGCAGGCGCTCATGTCCCACGGCTTCGAGAGCGAGGCCGAGGAGTGGCGCAGCTGGCTGCTGCGCGCGATCGCCGGCGACCCTGGCGACGTGCAGATCATGTACGGACTCTCCGGCGAGCGGCGGCTCACCGAGTTCGAGCTCCCGAGCCTGCCCGGGTACCGCGGCGCCTCCCCCGTGCGCCTCGGCAACGGGGCCTACACGCAGTACCAGGGCGACGTGTTCGGCGAGGTGATGGTCGCCCTGCACAACGCCCGGGAGCTCGGCATCGTCGAGAACGAGTTCTCCTGGTCGCTGCAGCGCGAGCTGCTGCGTCACGTGGAGAACGTGTGGCGCCGCCCCGACAACGGCATCTGGGAGATCCGCGGCCCGGAGCGGTCGTTCACCCACTCCCGGGTCATGCTCTGGGCAGCCTTCGAGTACGGCGTCCGCGGCGTGCGACTGCATGGGCTCGACGGCCCCGTCGCCCGATGGGAACGGGTGCGCGACGAGATCCGCGACGAGATCGAACGGGAGGGCTACAACGCGGAACTCGGGCACTACACGCAGTACTACGGCGGCACCGAGGTCGATGCGGCGCTGCTGCAGATGCCGCAGGTCGGCTACCTCTCGCACGGGGACGAACGGATGCGGCGCACCGTCGCCGCGATCGAACGCGAGCTGCTCGTGGACGGTCTGCCGCTGCGCTACCGCACCGAGAGCGGAGTGGACGGGATTCCCGGGGACGAGCATCCGTTCCTCGCGTGCGCCTTCTGGCTCGTCGAGCACTACGCCCTCGACGGCCGCCTCGACGAGGCCATCGCGCTCATGGACCGGCTGGTCGGTTTCGCCAACGACGTGGGTCTGCTGTCCGAGGAATTCGACACGCGCACCGGCCGGCAGATGGGCAACACGCCGCAGGCGCTCTCGCACCTGGCGCTCGTGCGAGCGGCGGACGCGATCGCCACCGCGGGAGGCTGA
- a CDS encoding App1 family protein: MARSARDVAHSAEPILHRAARIEDAFHDFRERRGRRRGLAATIVPYTGYGSTKWVRVLGRVVLTRPVQDAGEPRYASVRGWRSFWSIPVKKAAVRVTVGGTEHVVHADRGGVIDAKVEVEIEPGWQSIELRADGAEPVSAPVFIVDPAERFGVISDIDDTVMVTALPRPFLAAWNTFVLDEHARRPVAGMAVLYERLARQHPRAPVIYLSTGAWNVGPTLTRFLSRNLYPPGSLLLTDWGPTHDRWFRSGREHKVDSLRRLSREFPDIRWLLIGDDGQHDEEIYGDFVADHPDNVAAVAIRRLSTGEAVFAGGRTRAEGVDRHRAPWVSAPDGAGLADQLSDAGLLPGGAVGPDLENPQAPATD, translated from the coding sequence ATGGCCCGGTCCGCTCGCGATGTCGCGCACTCGGCGGAGCCGATCCTGCATCGCGCCGCCCGCATCGAGGACGCGTTCCACGATTTCCGCGAACGCCGGGGCCGTCGTCGCGGTCTCGCCGCCACGATCGTGCCCTATACCGGGTACGGCAGCACCAAGTGGGTGCGCGTGCTCGGCCGCGTCGTGCTCACGCGGCCGGTGCAGGACGCCGGGGAGCCGCGCTACGCCTCCGTGCGCGGCTGGCGCAGTTTCTGGAGCATCCCGGTGAAGAAGGCCGCGGTCCGCGTGACCGTGGGTGGCACCGAGCACGTCGTCCACGCCGACCGGGGAGGCGTCATCGACGCCAAGGTCGAGGTGGAGATCGAGCCCGGCTGGCAGAGCATCGAGTTGCGGGCCGACGGCGCCGAGCCCGTGAGCGCGCCCGTCTTCATCGTCGATCCCGCGGAACGCTTCGGCGTCATCTCCGACATCGACGACACCGTCATGGTGACCGCGCTGCCCCGCCCATTCCTCGCCGCCTGGAACACGTTCGTACTCGACGAGCACGCCCGCCGGCCCGTCGCGGGCATGGCGGTGCTCTACGAGCGCCTCGCCCGCCAGCACCCGCGTGCCCCCGTCATCTACCTCTCGACGGGCGCCTGGAACGTCGGACCGACGCTCACCCGCTTCCTCTCCCGCAACCTGTATCCGCCGGGCTCGCTCCTGCTCACCGACTGGGGGCCGACCCACGACCGCTGGTTCCGCAGCGGGCGTGAACACAAGGTCGACAGCCTCAGACGCCTGTCGCGCGAGTTCCCCGACATCCGGTGGCTGCTCATCGGCGACGACGGGCAGCACGACGAGGAGATCTACGGCGACTTCGTCGCGGACCATCCCGACAACGTGGCGGCGGTCGCCATCCGGCGCCTGTCGACCGGCGAAGCCGTCTTCGCCGGTGGGCGCACCCGTGCGGAAGGCGTCGACCGGCACCGTGCACCGTGGGTGAGCGCCCCGGACGGCGCCGGACTCGCGGATCAGCTCTCGGATGCCGGCCTGCTGCCGGGCGGGGCCGTCGGCCCCGATCTGGAGAACCCGCAAGCGCCCGCCACCGACTGA
- a CDS encoding TetR/AcrR family transcriptional regulator, giving the protein MPEPVTPSIPGAVQIRNEPVQARSTARLTALLDSAASVIAEIGFERLTTAMVAERAGASIGTVYRYFPDRLAVLQALAQRNFERMADRVRAEVIDPGHSTWLEAMDGVLGVFVDAFRSEPGFRSIRLGDVIDLYPRAASETANSAMARVIFEALAERFELPTDDATVFAFDVAIEVSDALVARAFVTDPKGDERYLDQVRSGVRVLLEQHFGRV; this is encoded by the coding sequence GTGCCGGAACCCGTCACTCCCTCAATCCCGGGCGCCGTACAGATCCGCAATGAACCCGTCCAGGCGCGCAGCACTGCGCGTCTCACTGCGCTGCTCGATTCCGCCGCCTCCGTCATCGCGGAGATCGGGTTCGAACGTCTGACGACCGCCATGGTCGCCGAACGCGCCGGAGCATCGATCGGTACCGTCTACCGCTACTTCCCGGACCGGCTCGCCGTTCTCCAGGCCCTCGCGCAGCGCAACTTCGAGCGGATGGCCGATCGGGTGCGCGCGGAGGTGATCGACCCCGGACACTCGACATGGCTCGAGGCGATGGACGGCGTGCTCGGCGTGTTCGTGGATGCCTTCCGCTCCGAGCCGGGGTTCCGGTCGATCCGCCTCGGCGACGTCATCGACCTGTACCCGCGGGCCGCGTCCGAGACGGCCAATTCCGCGATGGCGCGCGTGATCTTCGAGGCGCTCGCGGAGCGGTTCGAGCTGCCCACCGACGATGCGACGGTGTTCGCCTTCGACGTCGCGATCGAGGTGTCCGACGCGCTGGTCGCGCGTGCCTTCGTGACCGACCCGAAGGGTGACGAGCGGTATCTCGATCAGGTGCGCAGCGGCGTGCGGGTGCTGCTCGAGCAGCATTTCGGGAGGGTCTGA
- a CDS encoding ABC transporter ATP-binding protein, with amino-acid sequence MIEFRDVRKEFPDGTVAVEHFSLVIPSRETTVLVGSSGSGKTTLLRMINRMVDPSSGAVEIDGENVLEIDPVRLRRRIGYVMQNSGLLPHRKVVDNIATVPLLNGTPKRQARERALQLMDTVGLDRAMADRYPSQLSGGQQQRVGVARGLAVDPNILLMDEPFGAVDPIVRADLQQELRRLQQSLGKTVVFVTHDIDEAFLLGDQVVILQQGGRIAQRGTPAEILAAPADDFVATFIGADRGKRELRVREVGGRRVLVDGDGRPAGVLTETP; translated from the coding sequence ATGATCGAGTTCCGTGACGTCCGCAAGGAGTTCCCGGACGGCACCGTCGCCGTCGAACACTTCTCCCTGGTGATCCCATCCCGGGAGACGACCGTGCTCGTCGGGTCCTCCGGATCCGGCAAGACGACGCTGTTGCGGATGATCAACCGCATGGTCGACCCGTCGAGCGGGGCGGTCGAGATCGACGGTGAGAACGTGCTCGAGATCGACCCGGTGCGACTGCGTCGCCGCATCGGCTACGTGATGCAGAACTCGGGCCTGCTGCCGCACCGCAAGGTGGTCGACAACATCGCCACGGTGCCCCTGCTCAACGGGACGCCGAAGCGGCAGGCGCGCGAGCGGGCGCTCCAGCTCATGGACACGGTCGGTCTCGACCGTGCCATGGCCGATCGCTACCCGAGTCAACTCTCCGGGGGCCAGCAGCAGCGCGTCGGTGTGGCGCGCGGGCTCGCCGTCGACCCGAACATCCTGCTCATGGACGAGCCCTTCGGGGCGGTCGACCCGATCGTGCGCGCCGATTTGCAGCAGGAGTTGCGGCGGCTGCAGCAGTCCCTCGGCAAGACGGTCGTGTTCGTGACCCACGACATCGACGAGGCGTTCCTGCTCGGCGATCAGGTCGTGATCCTGCAGCAGGGCGGACGGATCGCGCAGCGCGGCACTCCCGCCGAGATCCTGGCGGCGCCTGCCGACGACTTCGTCGCGACCTTCATCGGCGCAGACCGCGGCAAGCGCGAGCTGCGCGTGCGCGAGGTGGGTGGGCGCCGGGTCCTCGTCGACGGCGACGGGCGGCCGGCGGGTGTGCTGACGGAGACGCCGTGA
- a CDS encoding ABC transporter permease — MNWLVGNLDLIFELAVEHVRLSIPPIVLGFLISIPLGWLAFRFRLTRGLLLTVAGLLYTIPSLALFVILPPVLGISFLSELNITIALTIYAVAILARSVADALDSVDPAVRQSATAVGYGPWRRFWGVEFPLAGPVILAGLRVAAVSTVSLVTVGILIGVESLGYLFTNGLQRGILVEVFAGLIGTMLLALLFDLMLVLAGRLLMPWTRASALTPSPSARVVTAVQV; from the coding sequence GTGAACTGGCTCGTCGGGAACCTCGACCTCATCTTCGAGCTCGCGGTCGAGCACGTGCGGTTGAGCATCCCGCCGATCGTGCTCGGGTTCCTCATCTCGATCCCGCTCGGCTGGCTCGCGTTCCGCTTCCGGCTCACGCGCGGCCTGCTCCTCACCGTCGCCGGACTGCTGTATACGATCCCATCGCTCGCCCTGTTCGTGATCCTGCCGCCCGTGCTCGGCATCAGCTTCCTCAGCGAACTCAACATCACCATCGCTCTCACGATCTACGCCGTCGCGATCCTCGCCCGCAGCGTGGCCGACGCCCTCGATTCGGTCGACCCGGCGGTGCGACAATCGGCGACCGCGGTCGGCTACGGTCCCTGGCGCCGGTTCTGGGGCGTCGAGTTCCCGCTCGCGGGGCCGGTCATCCTCGCCGGCCTGCGCGTGGCCGCGGTGAGCACCGTGAGCCTCGTGACCGTCGGGATCCTCATCGGGGTCGAGAGCCTCGGCTACCTGTTCACGAACGGACTGCAGCGCGGGATCCTCGTCGAGGTGTTCGCCGGACTGATCGGCACCATGCTGCTCGCGCTCCTGTTCGACTTGATGCTCGTCCTCGCGGGACGTCTGCTCATGCCGTGGACCCGCGCGTCGGCGCTCACCCCGTCGCCCTCGGCCCGGGTCGTGACGGCGGTGCAGGTATGA
- a CDS encoding ABC transporter permease: MNLIADALAWLFSPDRLQGGNPIPLRFGEHLFYTFLSVIIAAAIAVPLGYVIGHTGRGRNIAVALSGAARALPSFGLILLLVLLIGTTRAPLAAVIAFVLLAIPSILAGAYAGVEAVDRRTIDAARAMGMTEWQILRKVEIPLGLPLLIGGLRSAALQVVATATLAAYVGLGGLGIYLFRGISLRTYDEMLGSALLIATLALALDTVFALTQHLVVPRGVTAGRVKDDRSTSSRRRAGAGTPAVTGKG, encoded by the coding sequence ATGAACCTCATCGCCGACGCGCTCGCGTGGCTGTTCTCGCCTGATCGGCTGCAGGGCGGCAACCCCATTCCGCTCAGGTTCGGGGAGCACCTGTTCTACACCTTCCTGTCGGTCATCATCGCGGCGGCGATCGCCGTGCCGCTCGGATACGTGATCGGCCACACCGGACGGGGCCGGAACATCGCCGTGGCCCTCTCGGGGGCGGCGCGCGCTCTGCCGTCCTTCGGCCTCATCCTCCTGCTCGTGCTGCTGATCGGCACGACCCGCGCACCGCTCGCGGCGGTCATCGCGTTCGTGCTGCTCGCGATCCCGTCGATCCTCGCGGGCGCCTATGCGGGCGTCGAGGCCGTCGACCGGCGCACCATCGACGCCGCCCGGGCGATGGGCATGACGGAGTGGCAGATCCTCCGCAAGGTCGAGATTCCGCTCGGGCTGCCGCTGCTCATCGGCGGTCTGAGGAGCGCCGCGCTGCAAGTCGTCGCGACAGCAACCCTCGCCGCCTACGTCGGTCTCGGTGGGCTCGGGATCTACCTGTTCCGCGGCATCAGCCTGCGCACGTACGACGAGATGCTGGGCAGCGCGTTGCTCATCGCCACCCTCGCGCTGGCCCTCGACACGGTGTTCGCCCTCACGCAGCACCTCGTCGTGCCGCGCGGGGTGACCGCGGGCCGTGTGAAAGACGACCGTTCGACGTCATCCCGGCGTCGCGCGGGGGCGGGGACTCCCGCCGTGACAGGAAAAGGATGA
- a CDS encoding ABC transporter substrate-binding protein yields the protein MNTARNKGRLAFGAVVVGAALALAGCASGDPLAPDTGSGGAGNDETIVVGSQAYYSNEIIAEIYAQALENAGLEVERQFNIGQRDAYIPSLESGEVDLFPEYTGNLLQFYDPEATATTPDEVYSALTEALPEGLTALEQSAATDQDSYNVTAAFAEANGVSSIADLAGIPDLTLGGNAELEERPYGPAGLQSVYGVTVGFNATGDTTVDALVEGQIDIANVYSADPRIQTEDLVTLEDPEGLFLASNVVPIANADVADEISDVINAISEAMTAEDLVDLNVKSTVDEQSADDIATEWLTDKGLLD from the coding sequence GTGAACACAGCAAGGAACAAGGGCCGGCTCGCCTTCGGTGCAGTCGTGGTCGGGGCGGCATTGGCCCTGGCAGGGTGTGCATCGGGTGACCCTCTGGCCCCGGACACCGGATCGGGCGGCGCGGGCAACGACGAGACCATCGTCGTCGGCTCGCAGGCCTACTACTCGAACGAGATCATCGCCGAGATCTACGCCCAGGCGCTCGAGAACGCCGGCCTCGAGGTGGAACGTCAGTTCAACATCGGACAGCGCGACGCCTACATCCCCTCGCTCGAGAGCGGCGAGGTCGACCTGTTCCCCGAATACACGGGGAACCTCCTGCAGTTCTACGACCCCGAGGCGACGGCCACGACGCCCGACGAGGTGTACTCCGCCCTGACCGAGGCTCTTCCCGAGGGACTCACGGCGCTCGAGCAGAGCGCGGCGACCGACCAGGACTCCTACAACGTGACCGCGGCGTTCGCCGAGGCGAACGGCGTCTCCAGCATCGCTGACCTCGCCGGCATCCCCGACCTGACCCTCGGCGGGAACGCCGAGCTCGAGGAGCGCCCGTACGGGCCCGCCGGCCTCCAGAGCGTCTACGGCGTCACGGTCGGCTTCAACGCCACCGGTGACACGACCGTCGACGCCCTCGTCGAGGGCCAGATCGACATCGCCAACGTCTACAGCGCCGACCCCCGCATCCAGACCGAGGACCTCGTGACCCTCGAGGACCCCGAGGGGCTCTTCCTCGCGTCCAACGTCGTGCCGATCGCGAACGCCGACGTGGCCGATGAGATCTCCGACGTCATCAACGCCATCAGCGAGGCGATGACCGCCGAGGACCTCGTCGACCTCAACGTCAAGAGCACCGTCGACGAGCAGTCGGCCGACGACATCGCGACCGAGTGGCTCACCGACAAGGGCCTGCTCGACTGA
- a CDS encoding DedA family protein, producing MVNDILSWILGVVDSVDPVLRIALAGLAILLETSVLIGLVVPGDSVVIVASLATPNPFDNPVQYLALILVVIAGALAGESIGFALGRWFGPRIRSSRIGRRIGEHNWVRAENFLDRRGGIAIFVSRFLPVLHSLVPLTVGMSGMPYRRFIAWTAPACAIWATAYVTVGATAGGVTRTLIADQLHYAGYVFVAIILGFLLVAWLVKLALHRLNERHMARAGDGDPDTRDDIRRS from the coding sequence GTGGTCAACGACATCCTGAGCTGGATCCTCGGGGTCGTGGACAGCGTCGATCCGGTGCTGCGGATCGCCCTCGCCGGCCTCGCCATCCTGCTCGAGACGAGCGTGCTCATCGGGCTCGTCGTGCCGGGTGACTCGGTCGTCATCGTCGCGAGTCTCGCGACGCCCAACCCGTTCGACAACCCGGTGCAGTACCTCGCACTCATCCTGGTCGTGATCGCCGGTGCCCTCGCCGGCGAGAGCATCGGATTCGCGCTCGGACGGTGGTTCGGACCCCGCATCCGGTCGTCGCGCATCGGGCGCCGCATCGGCGAACACAACTGGGTGCGAGCCGAGAACTTCCTCGACCGCCGCGGCGGCATCGCGATCTTCGTCTCGCGGTTCCTGCCGGTGCTGCACTCGCTCGTGCCGCTCACCGTGGGGATGAGCGGCATGCCGTACCGCCGGTTCATCGCGTGGACCGCGCCCGCGTGCGCCATCTGGGCAACGGCCTACGTGACGGTCGGGGCGACGGCGGGCGGCGTGACACGCACCCTCATCGCCGATCAGCTGCACTACGCGGGCTATGTGTTCGTGGCGATCATCCTCGGCTTCCTGCTGGTCGCCTGGCTCGTGAAGCTCGCCCTCCACCGGCTCAACGAGCGCCACATGGCCCGCGCGGGCGACGGCGATCCCGACACGCGCGACGATATCCGCCGCAGCTGA
- a CDS encoding aminotransferase class IV has translation MSAPLRWIDGALVPDDTCDTEEAETLVADSWIVRDGRTLAIDLHRRRFLDGTPATERAEAARVWDAVVASVPERGDWFPRIEARRRRGTIGFAAWLRPAPERSNSVVLATHDGADPRRRPRVKGPDLAALGRARAAVQARGAGEAVLLSPERFVVEGAYSSIVWWRGSALCVVHAGLDRVDSVTERVLRTIATALRIEVREELVTPDELDGLEVWALSALHGARLATAWLDGPQLAAEPGRLNAWNARLEALRK, from the coding sequence ATGAGCGCGCCCCTGCGATGGATCGACGGAGCCCTGGTGCCCGACGACACGTGCGACACCGAGGAGGCGGAGACGCTCGTCGCGGACTCCTGGATCGTGCGTGACGGGCGCACCCTCGCGATCGACCTGCACCGGCGCCGCTTCCTCGACGGTACGCCCGCCACCGAGCGCGCGGAGGCCGCCCGGGTGTGGGATGCCGTGGTCGCGTCCGTGCCGGAACGGGGCGACTGGTTCCCCCGTATCGAGGCGCGACGTCGCCGCGGAACGATCGGCTTCGCCGCGTGGCTCCGACCGGCGCCTGAACGCTCGAACTCCGTGGTGCTCGCGACGCACGACGGCGCCGACCCGCGCAGACGACCCCGCGTGAAAGGGCCGGATCTCGCCGCCCTCGGCCGGGCGCGCGCGGCCGTGCAGGCGCGCGGGGCGGGCGAGGCCGTGTTGCTCTCACCCGAACGGTTCGTCGTGGAAGGCGCCTACAGCTCGATCGTCTGGTGGCGTGGCAGCGCCCTGTGTGTCGTCCACGCCGGATTGGACCGAGTCGACAGCGTCACCGAACGCGTGCTGCGCACCATCGCGACCGCGTTGCGCATCGAGGTGCGCGAGGAACTCGTCACCCCCGACGAGCTCGACGGCCTCGAGGTGTGGGCCCTGAGCGCGCTGCACGGTGCCCGGCTCGCGACGGCATGGCTCGATGGGCCGCAACTCGCGGCCGAACCCGGGCGTCTCAACGCCTGGAACGCGCGCCTGGAAGCGCTCCGCAAGTAG
- a CDS encoding anthranilate synthase component I family protein: MRVLRHPVAWVDPAAAYAALHRDDPHSFWLDTAAPRPGEPGRTFLGGGTPVVGPDPLSVLERAPGAEVLGWVGWLGYGYARGTLELPALSESDLPDAGLLEVSRLIRFDHATRTVELIVAGDAWTPEALRWRDETVTALRNAAPVAPRAAPTLRPAHWRTDDESYLAAIGECLAAIRRGDAYQLCLTDEARVATDEHPLDLYVRLRERSPSHRAALLRTGDVALLSASPERFLSIGADGRVSTSPIKGTRRRDPRADVDDRLRHELLASDKERAENLMIVDLMRNDLARVCEVGSVAVESLFDVESYPQVHQLVSTVTGRLASGRTTVDAVRAVFPAGSMTGAPKRRAVELLDALERRPRGPYAGAFGFLRADGPAELAMTIRTIVLADGVARVGSGGGITAPSDPLEELEEKKLKARVLLEVLGSR, from the coding sequence ATGCGGGTCCTCAGGCATCCGGTCGCCTGGGTCGACCCCGCGGCGGCCTACGCGGCGCTCCACCGCGACGACCCGCACTCCTTCTGGCTCGACACCGCCGCCCCTCGACCCGGCGAGCCGGGCCGCACGTTCCTCGGCGGCGGCACGCCGGTCGTCGGCCCCGACCCGCTCTCGGTCCTCGAGCGCGCTCCCGGCGCCGAGGTACTCGGATGGGTCGGCTGGCTCGGCTACGGATACGCCCGCGGCACGCTCGAACTGCCCGCACTGTCGGAGTCCGACCTGCCGGACGCGGGACTGCTCGAGGTCTCCCGGCTCATCCGCTTCGACCACGCGACGAGGACGGTGGAGCTCATCGTCGCCGGCGACGCGTGGACGCCCGAGGCCCTGCGCTGGCGCGACGAGACGGTCACGGCACTGCGGAACGCGGCCCCCGTCGCACCCCGCGCCGCACCGACCCTTCGGCCGGCGCACTGGCGCACCGACGACGAGTCGTATCTCGCCGCCATCGGGGAGTGCCTCGCCGCCATCCGGCGCGGCGACGCGTACCAGCTCTGCCTCACGGATGAGGCGCGCGTCGCCACCGACGAGCATCCCCTCGACCTGTACGTGCGGCTGCGCGAGCGCAGCCCCAGCCACCGCGCGGCCCTCCTGCGCACCGGGGACGTCGCCCTCCTGAGCGCCTCCCCGGAGCGGTTCCTCAGCATCGGAGCCGATGGCCGCGTGTCGACGAGCCCGATCAAGGGAACCCGACGCCGGGATCCGCGTGCCGACGTCGACGACCGGTTGCGGCACGAACTGCTCGCGAGCGACAAGGAACGCGCGGAGAACCTCATGATCGTCGACCTCATGCGCAACGACCTCGCGCGGGTGTGCGAGGTCGGCTCCGTCGCGGTCGAGTCGCTGTTCGACGTCGAGAGCTACCCGCAGGTGCATCAGCTCGTCAGCACCGTCACCGGACGGCTCGCGTCCGGACGCACGACCGTGGATGCCGTGCGCGCGGTGTTCCCCGCCGGATCGATGACGGGCGCCCCGAAGCGTCGCGCTGTCGAACTGCTCGATGCGCTCGAACGGCGGCCCCGCGGGCCGTATGCGGGCGCGTTCGGGTTCCTCCGCGCCGACGGACCCGCCGAGCTCGCCATGACCATCCGCACCATCGTGCTCGCCGACGGTGTGGCGCGGGTGGGTTCCGGCGGCGGCATCACCGCCCCGTCGGACCCCCTCGAGGAGCTCGAGGAGAAGAAGCTCAAGGCCCGCGTGCTGCTCGAGGTGCTCGGCAGCCGCTGA
- a CDS encoding SRPBCC domain-containing protein, with protein sequence MDDLVITRSIDIEAERGRVWQTLTDPSLLSQWFGDGAEFELRPGARGRLIWNEHGVFGMLVVAVSEPDSVTYRWTKDSDVEVTDDNSTEVTFTLEEAPLGTRVTVMERGFEVYGDGARAQFEGDSEGWETELAELRELLERQDSV encoded by the coding sequence GTGGACGACCTGGTCATCACTCGCAGCATCGACATCGAGGCCGAACGCGGACGCGTCTGGCAGACGCTCACGGATCCGAGCCTGCTGTCGCAGTGGTTCGGCGACGGGGCCGAGTTCGAGCTCCGTCCAGGCGCCCGCGGGCGGTTGATCTGGAATGAGCACGGAGTGTTCGGGATGCTCGTCGTCGCGGTCTCCGAACCGGACTCGGTGACCTACCGGTGGACGAAGGATTCCGACGTCGAGGTGACCGACGACAACTCGACCGAGGTCACCTTCACGCTCGAGGAGGCGCCGCTGGGGACCCGCGTCACCGTGATGGAGCGCGGGTTCGAGGTGTATGGCGACGGCGCCCGGGCGCAGTTCGAGGGCGACTCGGAGGGGTGGGAGACGGAACTCGCGGAGCTCCGTGAGCTGCTCGAGCGGCAGGACTCGGTCTGA